A genomic window from Serratia liquefaciens includes:
- the chbR gene encoding transcriptional regulator ChbR: MSESLVSLNANDVKLIREQDFFNCKDFHLFIYNKVESATGLHQHDYYEFTIVLSGKCYQEINGKRVLLERGDFVFIPIGSRHQSFYEFGAAKIFNVAVGKVFFEENYLQQLPRCFVASQAYSLKNEFLAYIESVVGSPQFREDDFAEFLETLTFYIISRIRHYKEESGEGDDIPQWLKNTLAGMHDKAMFGEKALLNMVELSGKTQEYLTRAMRRYYHKTPMQVINEIRINFAKTQLEVTNYSVSDIAFDSGYGDVSLFIKNFKRLTEVTPGNYRKKFYGPV; encoded by the coding sequence ATGTCTGAGAGCCTGGTTTCGCTGAATGCGAACGACGTTAAGCTGATACGGGAGCAGGATTTCTTTAACTGCAAAGATTTCCATTTGTTTATTTATAACAAGGTGGAAAGCGCCACCGGGTTGCATCAGCACGATTACTACGAGTTCACCATCGTCCTGAGCGGCAAATGTTATCAGGAGATCAACGGCAAGCGCGTGCTGCTGGAACGGGGCGATTTTGTCTTTATCCCCATTGGTTCGCGCCATCAGAGCTTTTATGAGTTCGGCGCCGCGAAAATCTTCAATGTGGCGGTTGGCAAGGTGTTCTTCGAAGAGAACTATTTGCAACAATTGCCACGCTGTTTTGTCGCTTCCCAGGCCTACAGCCTGAAGAATGAATTCCTCGCCTACATCGAGTCGGTGGTGGGTTCCCCGCAGTTTCGCGAGGATGACTTTGCCGAATTCCTGGAAACGCTAACCTTTTATATCATCAGCCGCATTCGTCACTATAAGGAAGAGAGCGGCGAGGGGGACGATATCCCGCAGTGGCTGAAAAACACCCTGGCCGGCATGCATGATAAAGCGATGTTTGGTGAAAAGGCGCTGCTCAATATGGTGGAGTTGTCGGGAAAAACGCAGGAGTACCTGACTCGGGCGATGCGGCGCTATTACCATAAAACGCCGATGCAGGTGATTAATGAAATTCGCATCAACTTTGCCAAAACGCAGCTTGAAGTCACCAACTATTCGGTTTCGGATATTGCCTTCGACTCCGGCTATGGCGACGTGAGCCTGTTTATTAAAAACTTCAAAAGACTCACTGAAGTGACGCCGGGGAATTATCGAAAAAAGTTCTACGGCCCTGTTTAG
- the chbG gene encoding chitin disaccharide deacetylase, which yields MEKLLIVNADDFGLSKGQNYGVIEAFHYGVVTSTTAMVNSPDVRHAASLSRLYPGLQIGLHFVLTHGHPLTAMPSLVNERGELGKWLWERAESELLSLDEIHDELVSQYDRFVAVFGKAPTHIDSHHHVHMLPQIYPLVEAFAQSRSIPLRIGRQEVERQDIPLRYDRSTEWFDAGFYGEAISEALFLQVLERADQRGAKSVEMMCHPAFLDNTILASKYCYPRLVEVDVLTSPGMKNAIAERGYRLGSFLDL from the coding sequence ATGGAAAAGTTACTGATAGTGAATGCCGACGATTTTGGTCTGAGCAAGGGACAGAACTATGGGGTGATTGAGGCGTTTCACTATGGGGTGGTCACTTCAACCACGGCAATGGTGAACAGCCCGGACGTACGGCATGCGGCCAGCCTCAGCCGGCTTTATCCTGGGCTGCAGATCGGCCTGCACTTTGTGCTGACTCACGGGCATCCGTTGACGGCCATGCCTTCGCTGGTCAACGAACGCGGAGAACTGGGCAAGTGGTTATGGGAAAGGGCAGAGTCCGAGTTGCTGAGCCTGGACGAAATCCATGATGAGTTGGTGAGCCAATACGACAGGTTCGTGGCAGTGTTTGGCAAAGCGCCGACGCATATCGACAGCCATCACCACGTGCATATGCTGCCGCAGATTTACCCGCTGGTGGAGGCGTTTGCACAGTCCCGCTCGATCCCGCTGCGCATTGGGCGCCAGGAAGTTGAACGGCAAGATATTCCATTGCGGTATGACCGCAGTACCGAGTGGTTTGATGCGGGTTTTTATGGCGAAGCGATATCCGAAGCGCTGTTTTTGCAGGTGCTCGAACGTGCCGATCAACGTGGTGCCAAGTCGGTGGAGATGATGTGCCACCCGGCGTTCCTGGATAACACGATTTTGGCGAGCAAATATTGCTACCCACGGCTTGTCGAAGTGGACGTTCTGACTTCGCCAGGCATGAAGAACGCCATCGCGGAACGCGGTTACCGTCTGGGATCTTTCCTCGATCTGTGA